A genome region from Erigeron canadensis isolate Cc75 chromosome 3, C_canadensis_v1, whole genome shotgun sequence includes the following:
- the LOC122592506 gene encoding tryptophan synthase beta chain 1, which translates to MKMVAASFTPTLPTHTATISNPSSSSCSPFLKPNSLLQSPLKKIEPSSPNPFTVSCVLAKESRVQMGSAQDDSFALQRPDSLGRFGKYGGKYVPETLMYALSELESAFKALSTDHQFQEELDGILKDYVGRETPLYFAERLTEHYKRPNGEGPEIYLKREDLNHTGAHKINNAVAQALLAKKLGKERIIAETGAGQHGVATATVCARFGLKCIIYMGAQDMERQALNVFRMKLLGAEVRAVHSGTATLKDATSEAIRDWVTNVETTHYILGSVAGPHPYPMMVRDFHAVIGKETRRQALEKWGGKPDVLVACVGGGSNAMGLFHEFVDDKEVRLIGVEAAGFGLDSGKHAATLTKGEVGVLHGAMSYLLQDDDGQIIEPHSISAGLDYPGVGPEHSFLKDLGRAEYHSITDEEALEAFKRLSRLEGIIPALETSHALAYLEKLCPTLPNGTKVVLNCSGRGDKDVHTAIKHLQV; encoded by the exons atgaaaatggtgGCTGCTTCTTTCACACCCACACTCCCAACCCACACAGCCACCATTTCCAATCCATCCTCTTCATCTTGTTCACCATTTCTGAAACCCAACTCACTTTTACAATCACCTCTTAAGAAAATCGAGCCCAGCTCACCAAACCCATTTACAGTTTCTTGTGTTCTTGCTAAAGAATCAAGGGTTCAAATGGGTTCTGCTCAAGATGATTCCTTTGCCCTCCAACGACCCGATTCGCTTGGCCGGTTTGGGAAATATGGTGGAAAGTATGTCCCTGAAACCTTGATGTATGCTCTTTCTGAACTTGAATCAGCTTTTAAAGCCCTTTCTACGGACCATCAATTCCag GAGGAATTAGATGGGATTTTGAAGGACTATGTTGGTAGGGAAACCCCTCTATATTTTGCAGAGCGACTTACAGAACATTATAAGCGTCCTAACGGTGAAGGACCCGAAATCTATCTTAAGAGGGAAGATCTTAATCATACTGGTGCACATAAGATAAATAATGCGGTTGCACAAGCTTTGCTGGCTAAGAAGTTAGGGAAAGAGCGAATCATTGCAGAAACTGGTGCTGGGCAACATGGAGTTGCAACTGCCACTGTATGTGCACGATTTGGGTTGAAGTGTATTATTTATATGGGTGCTCAAGATATGGAAAGACAAGCCCTTAATGTGTTCAGGATGAAGCTCCTTGGAGCAGAG GTTAGAGCAGTTCATTCGGGGACAGCCACACTAAAGGATGCAACATCAGAAGCCATACGAGACTGGGTGACCAATGTGGAAACTACCCACTACATCTTGGGCTCTGTTGCAGGCCCACACCCTTACCCCATGATGGTAAGGGACTTCCATGCAGTGATTGGTAAAGAAACAAGAAGGCAGGCGTTGGAAAAATGGGGTGGAAAACCAGATGTTTTGGTTGCTTGTGTTGGTGGGGGATCAAATGCTATGGGCCTGTTTCATGAGTTTGTTGATGACAAAGAGGTTAGATTGATTGGAGTAGAGGCTGCGGGTTTTGGCCTAGATAGTGGAAAACATGCAGCAACCTTAACAAAAGGAGAGGTCGGGGTGTTGCATGGAGCCATGAGTTATCTGTTGCAGGATGACGATGGGCAAATCATTGAGCCTCATTCTATTAGTGCAGG GCTGGACTACCCAGGAGTTGGACCAGAGCACAGCTTTCTGAAAGATCTGGGTCGGGCTGAGTATCATAGTATCACTGATGAGGAAGCATTGGAAG CTTTTAAGAGACTATCGAGATTAGAGGGAATCATCCCAGCTCTGGAGACATCTCATGCACTAGCTTATCTAGAGAAACTATGCCCAACCTTACCTAATGGCACCAAAGTTGTTCTTAACTGCAGTGGCAGAGGAGACAAAGATGTTCATACGGCCATCAAGCATTTGCAGGTTTGA
- the LOC122592539 gene encoding F-box/LRR-repeat protein At3g58900-like: MNESKEHKQNEAECIGDMIDGISSLPDCILHHILSFLPTTEVVKTSILSKRWKNLWASVSNIDFDDSLLYASEMDGRRPPEVTSFMNFVDRVLRLRDASSLEKFRLSCRICFDASRIHSWISDAILHNVRELDLCLLAGDTFVIPRSMFDGTSLVSLKIEMNCVINLPSLISFPCLKILHLALVTFLNDSSTEKLFSGCPVLEELVLLDCEWMNLKNVVICSSTLKSLTIDDLPSFGQLDDPTGCKLIVDTINLTYLEYIGYLSNEIFLNNLPSLVEACIHIPIPHVRQKEVALRAVDLLKSLRYVVSLRVSNRTLESLITAESMVDHFPVFSNLGHLMLTMEVGNYTLGAVMDLLTLCPTLQSLSLSEGFELCMRIGENSPIWLSIPICMSYHLKAMTFKNFHANDSEICFLKCILKYACVLEKLDIWWCKTPLFDLKKQSYVRKELKMVDRSRTPCVITFF; this comes from the exons ATGAATGAGAGTAAAGAACACAAGCAAAATGAAGCTGAATGTATAGGTGATATGATCGACGGTATAAGCAGTCTACCAGATTGTATCCTTCATCATATCCTGTCATTTTTGCCCACAACCGAGGTTGTAAAGACTTCCATATTATCTAAAAGATGGAAGAACCTTTGGGCTTCAGTATCcaatattgattttgatgattcaTTGTTGTATGCAAGTGAAATGGATGGTAGGCGTCCACCTGAAGTGACTTCCTTTATGAACTTTGTAGATAGAGTCCTCCGTTTACGAGATGCATCCAGTCTAGAAAAATTTCGTTTATCATGCCGTATTTGCTTTGATGCATCTCGGATACATTCGTGGATTTCTGATGCAATCCTGCACAATGTTCGGGAGCTTGATTTATGTCTCCTGGCAGGGGATACCTTTGTGATTCCTCGGTCTATGTTTGATGGCACATCATTGGTTAGCCTGAAAATAGAAATGAATTGTGTCATTAATCTGCCTTCTCTGATTTCTTTTCCATGCTTGAAAATCTTGCACCTGGCTCTGGTTACCTTCCTGAACGACAGCTCTACAGAAAAGCTTTTTTCAGGCTGTCCAGTTTTGGAAGAATTGGTTTTATTGGATTGCGAGTGGATGAACTTGAAGAATGTCGTAATTTGCAGCTCCACCTTAAAGAGCTTGACTATTGATGATCTTCCATCCTTTGGGCAACTTGATGATCCTACTGGCTGCAAGCTCATTGTTGATACAATTAATCTTACATATTTGGAGTATATCGGTTATCTATCAAATGAGATATTCTTAAACAATTTACCTTCACTAGTCGAAGCGTGCATTCACATTCCTATTCCCCATGTAAGACAAAAAGAAGTTGCACTTCGTGCTGTTGATCTACTCAAAAGCCTACGATATGTTGTGTCTCTAAGGGTATCTAATCGCACTTTGGAG TCTCTGATAACTGCAGAGAGCATGGTGGACCATTTTCCTGTATTTTCAAACTTGGGTCATTTAATGTTGACTATGGAAGTTGGGAATTATACGCTTGGAGCAGTGATGGATTTGCTTACCCTCTGTCCAACTTTACAATCTCTTTCTCTATCTGAG GGATTTGAGCTTTGTATGCGCATTGGTGAGAATTCTCCAATTTGGTTGTCCATACCGATATGCATGTCGTATCACCTCAAGGCAATGACTTTCAAGAACTTCCATGCTAATGATTCAGAAATATGTTTTCTCAAGTGCATTTTGAAGTATGCATGTGTTCTAGAAAAGTTGGATATCTGGTGGTGTAAGACTCCACTGTTTGATCTAAAGAAGCAAAGTTATGTTAGGAAAGAACTAAAGATGGTAGACAGGAGCCGTACTCCATGTGTCATAACTTTCTTCTGA
- the LOC122592538 gene encoding protein MAIN-LIKE 2-like produces the protein MVEDTIMEKREELMVSPKPSKTHDPIRKIVPFLKPTSTFTNLQKPLFPKHSCEQKMCSLKVSFNGFRTPQKGWKDWVDSMHSLHKSTWKKAGIYEAVLNSCYEIKKDDNLILGFVQKWCDETKSFVFSWGEVTVTLEDMMVIGGYSVLGESVDSAMKPENLKTVLSNLNKARAKLSESTYQKANQCGWMKKFKDSGSKIEHEAFLALWLTRFVFPSSYSTVMKNVFPIAGRLARGIRLALAPAVLASIYRDLSLLKAKITVMKNDYCETPVIVWAPFQLVQIWIWERFMKLRPNPGHSLVPRFARWEQKKLQVEKVGSFVDCAFEDFCWLPYGENSNDNSVFCNVYQETGKWVVNECLDEDVESWARCFRVSELVGIDGNCIEQYLPHRVAMQFGMNQDVPGDVARTNETPEIAWRFYSRPVKDVKLYIPSRFSDPYVTARYLEWRDKSSGVSSLQSSFDDNETDNFVKIESLTEDLKDDDEIRILGLKLEARISRLEEVYGYLKAKKKGDLLV, from the coding sequence ATGGTGGAAGATACCATCATGGAAAAAAGAGAGGAACTCATGGTTTCACCTAAACCCTCTAAAACCCATGACCCGATCCGAAAAATTGTCCCATTTCTAAAACCCACTTCTACTTTTACAAACCTTCAAAAACCCTTGTTTCCAAAACATTCTTGTGAACAAAAGATGTGTTCTTTAAAGGTTTCATTCAATGGCTTCAGAACCCCACAAAAGGGCTGGAAAGATTGGGTTGATAGTATGCATTCCTTACATAAGTCCACTTGGAAAAAAGCCGGAATTTACGAAGCCGTCTTGAATTCGTGTTACGAGATCAAGAAAGATGATAACTTGATTCTTGGGTTTGTTCAGAAATGGTGTGATGAGACTAAAAGTTTTGTGTTTAGCTGGGGGGAAGTTACAGTTACATTGGAAGATATGATGGTTATTGGTGGTTATTCTGTTTTGGGTGAATCTGTGGATAGTGCTATGAAACCCGAAAACTTGAAAACAGTTTTATCGAACTTAAATAAAGCAAGAGCAAAATTATCAGAATCGACATACCAAAAAGCGAATCAGTGTGGATGGATGAAGAAATTTAAAGATAGTGGCAGCAAAATCGAGCACGAGGCATTTCTTGCATTGTGGCTAACTAGGTTTGTTTTCCCTTCATCTTATAGTACGGTTATGAAGAATGTTTTCCCCATTGCGGGTCGTTTAGCTAGAGGTATTAGACTTGCTCTTGCACCTGCTGTTCTTGCTAGTATCTATAGAGATTTAAGCTTATTAAAAGCTAAAATTACGGTTATGAAGAATGATTATTGTGAGACACCAGTTATTGTATGGGCTCCTTTTCAACTTGTTCAAATTTGGATTTGGGAGAGATTTATGAAACTTAGGCCTAATCCTGGTCATAGCTTAGTTCCAAGATTTGCTAGATGGGAGCAGAAGAAATTGCAGGTAGAAAAGGTTGGCTCGTTTGTTGATTGTGCCTTTGAGGATTTTTGTTGGCTGCCATATGGTgagaattcaaatgataattcggTTTTTTGTAATGTTTATCAAGAAACAGGAAAGTGGGTTGTTAATGAGTGTTTAGACGAGGACGTGGAATCATGGGCTCGCTGTTTCAGAGTGTCTGAGTTAGTTGGCATAGATGGGAACTGTATCGAACAATATTTACCGCATAGAGTTGCAATGCAATTTGGCATGAACCAAGATGTTCCTGGTGATGTGGCACGAACCAATGAAACTCCTGAAATTGCTTGGAGATTTTATTCTCGGCCAGTTAAGGATGTTAAGCTGTATATTCCATCACGATTCTCTGATCCATATGTCACTGCTAGATACCTGGAGTGGCGGGATAAGTCAAGTGGAGTGTCAAGTTTGCAGTCTTCTTTTGATGATAATGAAACTGATAATTTTGTCAAAATTGAGTCATTAACTGAAGATTTAAAGGATGATGATGAGATTAGAATATTGGGATTGAAACTTGAAGCCAGGATTAGCAGACTCGAGGAAGTATATGGATATctgaaagctaaaaaaaaaggTGACTTGTTAGTGTAG
- the LOC122591990 gene encoding deacetylvindoline O-acetyltransferase-like: MTIINSLIVLLGRRRIHTIVSRELIKPSSPTPPHRRAYNLSSLDQIVTSTFTPLVTFYQNTGTYPSSHDKMLELKNSLSQTLTKYYPFAGRYAKMAPTYVDCNDEGVDFLQASVNSTLMKYLQNSQHDDLNQCFPYGRVFNSINLQSDDHLLNNSVIPLAVQVNHFECGGVAVAVSLSHKIADGSSLYHFFSDWAKMTRICSKKDTPEILIDPHFITCEHTNINFSGVYIDTPKDCVTRSFMFPGSKINDLKLKAMAMSMECGQPIMNPTRVEALTWLLYKYSVAAATKNNSGPYKPTGISIAVNIRRKMIEPLPENSIGNILSMLDVETRNESEMNPGYIIGELRKKKMEIGGIKDIQTIYGHILNNFSEDYAEGQRNKMKDYYVCTSVCGYPTYGIDFGWGKPVKVTLAGNVGKNSFILMDGPNGDGSIEALVSLGKQDMEIVQADTELLAFC; the protein is encoded by the coding sequence ATGACAATAATCAATAGTCTAATAGTGTTACTTGGTAGAAGGCGAATTCACACAATTGTCTCACGAGAACTGATCAAACCTTCCTCTCCAACTCCTCCTCACCGAAGAGCATACAATCTTTCGTCGCTTGATCAAATTGTTACAAGCACATTCACTCCGCTAGTTACATTCTACCAAAACACGGGCACATATCCTAGTTCCCATGATAAAATGCTTGAACTCAAGAACTCGTTATCTCAAACTCTTACAAAATATTACCCTTTCGCTGGTAGGTATGCAAAAATGGCCCCGACCTATGTTGATTGCAACGACGAGGGAGTTGACTTTCTACAAGCATCTGTTAATAGCACGCTCATGAAATATCTCCAAAACTCACAACATGATGATCTCAACCAATGTTTTCCATACGGTCGAGTATTTAACAGCATAAACCTTCAAAGTGATGATCATCTTCTAAACAACAGTGTGATCCCTCTAGCAGTTCAAGTCAATCATTTTGAATGTGGAGGAGTAGCGGTGGCAGTGTCGTTATCTCACAAGATAGCAGATGGTAGTAGTCTGTACCATTTCTTTAGCGACTGGGCTAAAATGACACGAATTTGCTCCAAAAAAGATACACCTGAGATTCTCATTGACCCTCATTTTATTACTTGTGAACATACTAACATAAATTTCTCAGGAGTCTATATCGATACCCCAAAGGATTGTGTCACAAGGAGTTTCATGTTCCCGGGCTCAAAGATAAACGACCTTAAACTCAAAGCCATGGCCATGTCTATGGAATGCGGACAACCCATCATGAACCCTACTCGTGTTGAAGCTTTGACTTGGTTACTTTATAAATATTCTGTGGCAGCAGCTACTAAAAATAATTCAGGCCCTTATAAACCCACAGGTATTAGCATTGCTGTCAACATAAGAAGGAAAATGATCGAGCCCTTGCCTGAAAACAGCATTGGAAATATTCTCTCAATGTTGGATGTTGAAACGAGAAACGAAAGTGAAATGAATCCCGGGTATATAATTGGCGAACTTAGGAAGAAAAAGATGGAAATTGGAGGCATAAAAgatatccaaactatctatggGCACATTTTGAACAATTTTTCTGAAGATTATGCAGAAGGGCAGCGAAACAAAATGAAGGATTATTATGTGTGTACAAGCGTATGTGGGTATCCTACATATGGTATCGACTTTGGATGGGGAAAGCCCGTTAAAGTAACTCTTGCTGGAAATGTAGGCAAGAACAGCTTTATACTGATGGATGGCCCGAATGGGGATGGTAGTATAGAAGCACTTGTGAGTCTAGGAAAACAGGACATGGAAATTGTTCAAGCCGACACTGAACTacttgccttttgttaa